The DNA window TTGATAAAGCCTCTTTGATAACAGTAATCTGGTCTGTACCATCGGTTTTGACATACAGTATAGGTTCACTTACATTAACATGTTTCATATCGTATGAAGCGATTTCAACTCTGCTGTCTTCAAGAAGTATTGATTTTAAAACATTAAGCAGGGTATGGTCTTCTCCCTGTATCTCCATATTTATTTCATAATCAGTCTTGTTTAAAATTTTTAATTCCATTTTCTCACCTTAAAAAACTTCAGATTATACCTGTTCCATAATCAGAAGATATCTTTCGTTTTTCGGTTTTTCCACAATTGGGACATTTGAGTTTATTATTATCCTTTTCCATTGCACTCCTACAGTTTGTGCAGTAGGCTTTCATAACTCCAAGAGAGTCTTCAGAAGTGCTAAGACTTAGGTTTTTGGCACTTTTAATTTTCCCCTTTACAATATCAAATGGTGCAAACTCATCTGAAAGCTTTTTGACATAAGCATCTTTTACATTGGACACATGTATCGCAGCAGGCCGGGACTCCTGAAATTCCCTTTCTCCTTTATCTTTGATTGCTTCAAGTCCCACTATAGCTACTGAATCGCGAACATCGGTTATTCCACCGATAACAATGTCGCCTTCTTTTATGGATGGTGGTGTTTTTGTATTCGGAATCACTGATACTGAACGGGAATTATCATCAACAACAACATCTCCTGCAACAAGTGAATATATATTCCCGTGATACATGTAAGTCCCCTCACCGGGTATATATTCCTCAGTAGTTCCTACAAAATCACCCGGCATCACAAAATTAGATTCATAGTCTTCAAGTTCCTCTGATTCTTCTGACTCCAGTGTCATCTCTTCATCTTGGCTGATGTTTTCTTTCTCCTTGAATTCAGTTGTGTCATTAGGTTCGTAATTT is part of the Methanohalobium evestigatum Z-7303 genome and encodes:
- a CDS encoding exosome complex RNA-binding protein Csl4, which produces MTLESEESEELEDYESNFVMPGDFVGTTEEYIPGEGTYMYHGNIYSLVAGDVVVDDNSRSVSVIPNTKTPPSIKEGDIVIGGITDVRDSVAIVGLEAIKDKGEREFQESRPAAIHVSNVKDAYVKKLSDEFAPFDIVKGKIKSAKNLSLSTSEDSLGVMKAYCTNCRSAMEKDNNKLKCPNCGKTEKRKISSDYGTGII
- a CDS encoding DNA-directed RNA polymerase subunit L; this encodes MELKILNKTDYEINMEIQGEDHTLLNVLKSILLEDSRVEIASYDMKHVNVSEPILYVKTDGTDQITVIKEALSKLISRCDEFNEVFSEAVKAC